GCCTTCAGGATGTTGTTAGCCGTAATGTCGTGAAGCCCTTTCAGCGAGCCGATGACCGGCTGGCCGTCCTGCGCCAGCACAGCGGCGGGAAGGCTAATGAGCGCGGCAAAAAGAAGCGCGATAAAGCGGTAGCTTTTCATGCGTGGATATTCCTCTTTTGTCATTATTTGGATAGGTGGATCGTGCGGGGCCTACAAGTGGGGATCCCTGCAGGTTCCTGAACGGGCAACGGAATGGACCGGTCGGATCGCCTCGGCCGCGTTATGCGCCCCCCCGATACCGCAGCGCCATCACCGTCAGGTCGTGCGCGAGTGGGGTGTCGCCGGCGTGCTCCATCACGGCGCGGACGACGCCGCGGATGAGGCGGGCCGGCTCGGCGTCCGGATCTTCGCGGAGCCGGGTGGCCAGACGCTCGGCAGCGAAGACCTGCCCCTTCCCGTTCGCCGCGCGGAGCGCGCCCTTGGTGTAGAGGAAGAGGCCCTCGCCCGGCCGGAGATCGCGGGTCTCCGTGGGGTAAACGTATTCGGGTGTGCGCCAGATCGCCGGCGCGTCCGGCTCAGCGAACGGGGCCACGTCACCGCCGCGGCCGAGCAGATACGGCGCGGGATGGCCGGCGTTGCTGTAG
This sequence is a window from Rhodothermales bacterium. Protein-coding genes within it:
- a CDS encoding PP2C family protein-serine/threonine phosphatase, which translates into the protein RRECSIYAFTTTARDVSGTFYDVFELEDGKIGFVMGDVSGKGVSSALFMAMSHTFLKSAGRHYDTPGACLTAMNQMLFPEGFSDQAVTVFYGILDPETGRLAYSNAGHPAPYLLGRGGDVAPFAEPDAPAIWRTPEYVYPTETRDLRPGEGLFLYTKGALRAANGKGQVFAAERLATRLREDPDAEPARLIRGVVRAVMEHAGDTPLAHDLTVMALRYRGGA